A genomic segment from Raphanus sativus cultivar WK10039 unplaced genomic scaffold, ASM80110v3 Scaffold1867, whole genome shotgun sequence encodes:
- the LOC108807012 gene encoding uncharacterized protein LOC108807012 produces the protein MIQLLFLVLFVEGAITFLLLIKIGPLRELVIKSLDQMKMGKGPATVKTIAGTMAVILFSNLMSIVKIQNKGAKLGTMSPMDQVLWRTHLLEASLMGVVLFLGFVIDRMHHYMRKLINIRCNVGSSKEELEQLRKERTELKEKEEKASKEIKQLQEKVSSMSERLKKAETESKEKEKKVEAAETHVTDLQKQSAELLLEYDRLLEDNEKLQSQILGNTKS, from the exons ATGATTCAGCTACTGTTTCTGGTTCTGTTCGTGGAAGGTGCGATTACATTCTTGCTGCTGATAAAGATTGGTCCTTTGAGGGAGCTTGTGATTAAAAGCCTCGACCAGATGAAGATGGGGAAAGGTCCCGCCACCGTGAAAACCATCGCCGGAACCATGGCTGTTATCCTCTTCTCCAATCTAATGAGCATTGTCAAGATCCAGAACAAAGGTGCCAAGCTCGGGACTATGTCTCCCATGGATCAGGTTCTTTGGCGGACCCACTTGCTTGAAGCTTCTCTAATGG gagtGGTACTTTTTCTTGGCTTCGTGATAGACAGAATGCACCACTACATGAGAAAGCTAATCAATATAAGATGCAACGTCGGGTCATCGAAAGAAGAACTTGAACAGCTACGGAAAGAGAGAACCGAACTGAAGGAGAAAGAGGAGAAGGCGTCCAAGGAAATCAAGCAGCTTCAAGAGAAAGTGTCAAGTATGTCAGAGAGGCTGAAGAAAGCGGAGACGGAGTccaaagagaaagaaaagaaggtGGAGGCAGCTGAGACACATGTGACGGATCTCCAAAAACAGTCCGCAGAGCTGCTTCTTGAGTACGATAGGTTGCTAGAAGATAACGAGAAGCTCCAGAGTCAGATTTTGGGGAACACGAAGAGCTAA